One part of the Schistocerca piceifrons isolate TAMUIC-IGC-003096 chromosome 2, iqSchPice1.1, whole genome shotgun sequence genome encodes these proteins:
- the LOC124775591 gene encoding gustatory receptor for sugar taste 43a-like, with the protein MLTSQFVCSVLALWSRFRTLNGQLLESLSCVGRPGLPQLLLGWRKRGNGEDLAARLRRLQHVHLVLQRAAELLQAHVSPAVTFHLMYSVVGIIYGSYELLVVSQAQNRAESMIISPSTSYSLCWLVHHLFDLVALTMSCSILEDEEVQASVLLRRAVGIEETVPEVEAFLRQIKRGPAICFTASGLLPIDRRVLVSAVSAATTYLIVLGQFGLR; encoded by the coding sequence ATGCTGACTTCTCAGTTTGTCTGTTCAGTGCTGGCGCTGTGGTCACGCTTCAGAACACTGAACGGTCAGCTGCTGGAGTCGTTGTCATGTGTGGGACGGCCAGGGTTGCCTCAGCTGCTACTGGGCTGGCGGAAGAGAGGAAATGGCGAAGATCTGGCTGCGCGGCTGCGGCGGTTGCAGCACGTCCATCTGGTGCTGCAGCGCGCTGCAGAGCTGCTGCAGGCGCACGTGTCACCAGCAGTCACTTTCCATCTGATGTACAGTGTTGTCGGCATCATTTATGGTAGTTACGagctgctcgtagtgtcgcagGCACAAAATCGGGCAGAAAGTATGATAATCTCTCCATCCACGAGTTACTCTTTGTGTTGGCTGGTTCACCATTTGTTCGACCTGGTTGCACTGACGATGTCTTGTTCCATACTGGAAGACGAAGAGGTGCAGGCATCAGTGCTGCTCCGCCGAGCTGTGGGAATTGAAGAAACGGTTCCGGAGGTGGAGGCCTTCTTACGGCAGATAAAACGTGGACCggcaatatgtttcactgcatctGGACTGCTGCCCATTGACAGAAGAGTGTTGGTGTCTGCTGTTTCTGCTGCCACCACATACCTAATTGTACTGGGTCAGTTCGGTCTTCGCTGA